One stretch of Gadus macrocephalus chromosome 12, ASM3116895v1 DNA includes these proteins:
- the klhl30 gene encoding kelch-like protein 30: MVRNVDDLDFSLASHAQSILEGLRSLRSQPRLVDVTLGAGGRDFPCHRAVLALCSPYFRSMFSGDFVESIAARVELRDVEPDVLASLLDFAYTGRLTINQGNVEGLVRTSDRLQFQTVRAVCGRYLQHQIDATNCLGILEFGETHGCPEVVAKAWGFLLENFEAVQRGEEFPLLGKERLAACLAHEGLQVRSEHARVEAALAWARHQETPRRDHLAELLGLSRLALLSPEYLRDRLLTDGLVQGAPGARQAVEHVLQEMSVEPGLEQRASPCSPQPNLQEVLFVMGGRSLDDEDEDEEEDEESDPRVQPRNCAFYNIKTKQWHQLPNFPNPNKWGYSLVSLSNDVYVTGGSRGSNTNTWSTTETWKYMTRQGRWVTVAPMLCPRTNHMSATLNGEVYVIGGTTLNYVEVEHYDPYSDTWALTCPALRYVTNFTATACHGKLYLVGSCAVKYNVLTMQCYNPVIDSWSVVCSPFIPKYLSSPRSITADGVIYLIADNTKKVYTYDPDANMWQKVQYLNMLHENGGLVVLDGGLVVTGGHWKGMEGDYGVEMEVYDRAADCWRVEGTLPRLWFYSGAASVFLDPAQWPEAFPIDPL, encoded by the exons atggTCCGCAACGTGGACGACCTGGACTTCAGCCTGGCGTCGCACGCCCAGAGCATCCTGGAGGGGCTGCGCTCCCTGCGCTCGCAGCCCCGGCTGGTGGACGTGACGCTGGGCGCCGGCGGCCGGGACTTCCCCTGCCACCGCGCCGTGCTCGCCCTCTGCAGCCCCTACTTCCGCTCCATGTTCTCGGGGGACTTTGTGGAGAGCATCGCGGCGCGCGTGGAGCTGCGCGACGTGGAGCCCGACGTGCTGGCCTCGCTGCTGGACTTTGCGTACACGGGCCGGCTGACCATCAACCAGGGCAACGTGGAGGGGCTGGTGCGCACCTCGGACCGCCTGCAGTTCCAGACGGTGCGCGCCGTCTGCGGCCGCTACCTGCAGCACCAGATCGACGCCACCAACTGCCTGGGCATCCTGGAGTTCGGCGAGACGCACGGCTGCCCCGAGGTGGTGGCCAAGGCCTGGGGCTTCCTGCTGGAGAACTTTGAGGCGGTGCAGCGGGGCGAGGAGTTCCCCCTGCTGGGGAAGGAGCGGCTGGCCGCCTGCCTGGCCCACGAGGGCCTGCAGGTGCGCTCGGAGCACGCCCGCGTGGAGGCCGCCCTGGCCTGGGCGCGGCACCAGGAGACCCCCCGGCGGGACCACCTCGCGGAGCTGCTGGGCCTGTCCCGCCTGGCCCTGCTCAGCCCGGAGTACCTCAGGGACCGCCTGCTGACGGACGGCCTGGTCCagggggcccccggggcccgCCAGGCCGTGGAGCATGTCCTGCAGGAG ATGTCCGTGGAGCCCGGGCTGGAGCAGAGGGCCAGCCCCTGCAGTCCCCAGCCCAACCTGCAGGAGGTGCTGTTTGTGATGGGGGGCCGCTCGCtggacgacgaggacgaggacgaggaggaggatgaagagagtgACCCCAGAGTACAGCCGCGGAACTGTGCGTTCTACAACATAAAGACCA AGCAGTGGCACCAGCTCCCCAACTTCCCCAACCCCAACAAGTGGGGCTACTCCTTGGTCTCCCTCAGCAATGACGTCTATGTCACAG GCGGGTCGCGGGGGTCCAACACCAACACCTGGTCCACCACGGAGACCTGGAAGTACATGACGCGCCAGGGCCGCTGGGTTACCGTGGCGCCCATGCTCTGCCCGCGGACCAATCACATGTCGGCGACCCTCAACGGGGAGGTCTACGTCATCGGAG GTACGACCCTGAACTACGTGGAGGTGGAGCACTACGACCCCTACAGCGACACCTGGGCGCTCACCTGCCCCGCCCTGCGCTACGTCACCAACTTCACCGCCACCGCTTGCCACGGGAAGCTCTACCTGGTCGGCTCGTGCGCCGTCAAGTACAACGTCCTGACCATGCAGTGCTACAACCCCGTGATCG ACAGCTGGAGTGTGGTGTGCTCCCCGTTCATCCCTAAGTACCTGTCGTCTCCCCGCTCCATCACGGCGGACGGCGTCATCTATCTGATCGCTGACAACACCAAGAAGGTTTACACCTACGACCCTGACGCCAACATGTGGCAGAAG gtgcagTACCTCAACATGCTCCATGAGAACGGGGGCCTGGTGGTGCTGGACGGGGGTCTGGTGGTGACGGgggggcactggaagggcatgGAGGGGGACTAcggggtggagatggaggtgtaCGACCGGGCAGCCGACTGCTGGCGGGTGGAGGGGACGCTGCCCCGCCTCTGGTTCTACAGCGGCGCCGCCTCCGTCTTCCTGGACCCCGCCCAGTGGCCCGAGGCCTTCCCCATCGACCCCCTCTga
- the espnla gene encoding espin-like protein translates to MVLHRAIHAARVGDMAALRELAAADHLTPAISDAQGAGLAHHAARCGRLDCLRFLVTEMGLAADERALNRATPAHDAAATGHVRELQWLVEQGGCDLEAQDASGATALHLAVRFGCLAVVEWLLAAGGRLSALETNCGAVAAHYAAAKGDLACLELLLRHSPGCVNLQTRLGATPLYLACQEGHLPVVEYLVRVGGASTHLRAHDGMSVLHAATHTGHHALVVWLATFTDLSLCCQDREGATALHFAASRGHRRLLETLLHLGSKVTRDYWGGTPLHDAAENGELECCKVLLAGLADSSEQDIDGFTAADLAEYNGHYDCARYLRNVQANLVYVNKPIQDVTSDQEEEEEEEGTDTPTASRQPIRGDYYRGLSDPCIEIHSTDTQMERLKEPENLEPPQAKYPGPPPAPPLPLAPPPPCGPAHPEKTTASRMEKVHIATSVLKGFTRGRLSAPAAPDQDQSESAAPRLGANLGNMKSITAVKQSGLQSGVFTGQGSKMVVLPTEEANLSDIDYLVPTHDERGRPIAEWKRQVMVRQLQARLLDEEDQRRRENGSSRYAKVSWRYSPAHNAILGPFGELLTEADLVYLERQIANVALQKNCEGYELELARLAEELRHILPAPIVNITVNTQFRHFHSKVPLPLWCGRISGIVQSMSLLLSNLTDQPYCKMPNTALVSVFSEAPERATGARGRREMIEDEIHQFGVSVGRLKSNFESQSAAPGDENDDADDDDEAVATTKSVTFSLPAADPAAAEPLLAPPPPLKVRDGAVTAETDHNSDSGIDYDEATPDVMETTSLRKERIVVLFLGHWKKSAYSVTLKSRDAAERKLNGGAGGEVAEGSAEGHGVTAEITQKTMMDSSLGHFFKQRGAVNKMLGNWRSMISSVPSRQIRRLHRQQALYSPEQFLPRVEGVAVDYDSLTLDLFMLGYFHILEQELPADERKMRHLLCFEVFDHLGSFTWETVRDFHKAVITDIQGGGREWKDGFDDVKTRFFGSAAAPVEAVAAAPAEAAVEKRVLPEVRQVPRVIVQTPTPDEGVLNGGTDISSFSNEEICKYIDRSFAFWKEKEAEIFYFE, encoded by the exons ATGGTGCTGCACCGGGCGATCCACGCGGCGCGCGTCGGTGACATGGCGGCGCTCAGGGAGCTGGCCGCCGCGGACCACCTGACCCCCGCCATCAGCGAcgcccagggggcggggctggcgcACCACGCCGCGCGCTGCGGCCGCCTGGACTGCCTGCGCTTCCTGGTGACGGAGATGGGGCTGGCGGCGGACGAGCGGGCGCTGAACCGCGCCACGCCCGCCCacgacgccgccgccaccgggcACGTCAGGGAGCTGCAGTGGCTGGTGGAGCAGGGGGGCTGCGATCTGGAG gcccaggACGCGTCGGGGGCCACGGCGCTGCACCTGGCCGTGCGGTTCGGCTGCCTGGCGGTGGTGGAGTGGCTcctggcggcgggggggcgtcTCAGCGCCCTGGAGACCAACTGTGGGGCGGTGGCCGCGCACTACGCCGCCGCCAAGGGGGACCTGGCCtgcctggagctgctgctgcgccACTCCCCGGG gtgtgTGAACCTCCAGACCCGGCTGGGGGCCACGCCCCTCTACCTGGCGTGCCAGGAGGGTCACCTGCCCGTGGTGGAGTACCTGGtgcgggtgggcggggccagcacTCACCTGAGGGCCCACGACGGCATGAGCGTCCTGCACGCCGCCACGCACACGGGACACCACGCGCTGGTCGTCTGGCTG gccaccTTCACCGACCTCAGCCTGTGCTGCCAGGACCGGGAGGGGGCGACCGCGCTGCACTTCGCCGCCAGCAGGGGGCACCGCCGCCTGCTGGAGACGCTGCTCCAcctggggtcaaaggtcacccgGGACTACTGGGGCGGCACGCCGCTCCACGACGCCGCGGAGAACGGAGAGCTGGAG TGCTGTAAGGTGCTCCTGGCCGGCCTGGCCGACAGCTCTGAGCAGGACATCGATGGCTTCACCGCAGCGGACCTGGCCGAGTACAACGGGCACTATGACTGCGCCCGCTACCTCCGCAACGTCCAGGCCAAC CTAGTGTACGTCAACAAACCCATCCAGGACGTCACTTCAGaccaagaggaagaggaggaggaggaggggacggaCACGCCCACAGCGtccaggcagccaatcagaggagacTACTACCGCGGCCTGAGCGACCCATGCATTGAGATCCACAGCACTGACACACAGATggagaggttaaag GAACCAGAGAACCTTGAGCCCCCCCAGGCTAAGTACCCgggcccccctcctgccccgcccctccccctggccccgcccccaccctgtggccccgcccacccggAGAAGACCACCGCCTCCAGGATGGAGAAGGTCCACATCGCCACGTCTG TCCTGAAGGGGTTCACGCGGGGCCGGCTCTCCGCCCCGGCGGCcccggaccaggaccagagTGAGTCTGCGGCCCCCCGTCTGGGGGCCAACCTGGGCAACATGAAGTCCATCACGGCCGTGAAGCAGTCCGGCCTGCAGTCCGGGGTCTTCACCGGACAGGGG AGCAAGATGGTGGTGCTCCCGACGGAGGAGGCCAACCTGTCGGACATCGACTACCTGGTGCCCACCCACGACGAGAGGGGGCGGCCCATCGCCGAGTGGAAGCGACAGGTGATGGTGAGACAGCTGCAGGCCCGGCTGCTGGAcgaggaggaccagaggaggagg gagAACGGCAGCAGCCGCTACGCCAAGGTGAGCTGGCGCTACTCCCCAGCCCACAACGCCATCCTGGGCCCGTTCGGCGAGCTGCTGACGGAGGCCGACCTGGTGTACCTGGAGCGGCAGATCGCCAACGTGGCGCTGCAGAAGAACTGCGAGGGCTACGAGCTGGAGCTGGCGCGGCTGGCCGAGGAGCTGCGCCACATCCTGCCGGCGCCCATCGTCAACATCACCGTCAACACGCAGTTCCGCCACTTCCACAGCAAGGTGCCGCTGCCGCTGTGGTGCGGCCGCATCTCGGGCATCGTGCAGAGCATGTCGCTGCTGCTCAGCAACCTGACGGACCAGCCCTACTGCAAGATGCCCAACACCGCGCTGGTGTCGGTGTTCTCCGAGGCGCCCGAGCGGGCCACCGGCGCCCGCGGCCGGCGGGAGATGATCGAGGACGAGATCCACCAGTTCGGCGTCTCCGTCGGGAGGCTCAAGTCGAACTTCGAGAGCCAGAGCGCGGCGCCGGGCGACGAGAACGACGACGCTGACGACGATGACGAGGCCGTCGCGACGACCAAGTCGGTCACGTTCAGCCTCCCCGCGGCCGACCCCGCCGCCGCGGAGCCGCTgctggctccgcccccgccgCTCAAGGTGCGGGACGGCGCGGTCACCGCGGAGACGGACCACAACAGCGACTCGGGCATCGACTACGACGAGGCGACGCCGGACGTGATGGAGACCACCAGCCTGAGGAAGGAGCGCATCGTGGTCCTCTTCCTCGGCCACTGGAAGAAGTCTGCGTACTCCGTCACGCTGAAGAGCCGCGACGCCGCCGAGAGGAAGCTCAAcggcggggcggggggcgaGGTCGCGGAGGGGTCGGCCGAAGGTCACGGGGTCACGGCGGAGATCACCCAGAAGACGATGATGGACAGCTCGCTGGGACACTTCTTCAAGCAGCGCGGCGCCGTCAACAAGATGCTGGGCAACTGGAGGAGCATGATCTCCAGCGTGCCGTCCAGGCAGATacgcag gCTACACCGGCAGCAGGCGCTGTACTCCCCGGAGCAGTTCCTGCCGCGCGTGGAGGGCGTGGCGGTGGACTACGACAGCCTCACCCTGGACCTCTTCATGCTGGGCTACTTCCACATCCTGGAGCAGGAGCTGCCCGCCGACGAGAGGAAGATGCGTCACCTGCTGTGCTTCGAGGTGTTCGACCACCTGGGCTCCTTCACCTGGGAGACGGTGCGGGACTTCCACAAGGCCGTCATCACCGACATCCAGGGGGGCGGCCGCGAGTGGAAGGACGGCTTCGACGACGTCAAGACCCGCTTCTTCGGGAGCGCGGCGGCGCCTGtggaggcggtggcggcggcgccggcggaggcggcggtggaGAAGCGGGTCCTCCCCGAGGTGCGGCAGGTGCCTCGGGTCATCGTGCAGACCCCTACGCCCGACGAGGGGGTGCTGAACGGGGGCACGGACATCTCGTCCTTCTCCAACGAGGAGATCTGTAAATACATCGACCGCAGCTTCGCCTtctggaaggagaaggaggccgAGATCTTTTACTTTGAGTAG